One part of the Rutidosis leptorrhynchoides isolate AG116_Rl617_1_P2 chromosome 1, CSIRO_AGI_Rlap_v1, whole genome shotgun sequence genome encodes these proteins:
- the LOC139888678 gene encoding uncharacterized protein, whose product MKKGKAKVKWEDLCLRKDEGGLGIKWLKLWNVALITSHMWRILTNEESLWVKWIHTYHLSSCSFWDAPVKADVGWSYDTNTMVCNIVDHQGWSWPVTWVSNYPELLLLNAPVVSESNDILQWKSREECSDSNSHLFFTCKFSKEVWLRVKQLIITPGWNLDWKLFTSSIAPNASKKNANMVQERNNHLFKGRRRPTDVLYGEIYATVRLKLLSIRFKESRQVKELKIAWNMA is encoded by the exons ATGAAAAAAGGAAAAGCTAAAGTGAAGTGGGAGGACTTGTGTTTACGTAAAGACGAAGGAGGATTAGGTATAAAATGGTTAAAGTTATGGAATGTCGCCCTTATTACATCTCACATGTGGAGGATTTTGACAAATGAAGAGTCGTTATGGGTCAAATGGATTCATACCTATCATCTTTCATCGTGCTCTTTTTGGGATGCTCCGGTAAAAGCTGATGTTGGATGGA GTTATGATACAAACACTATGGTTTGTAACATTGTAGATCATCAAGGGTGGTCTTGGCCTGTAACGTGGGTTTCCAATTATCCAGAGTTACTATTATTAAACGCTCCGGTAGTGTCTGAATCAAATGATATTCTTCAATGGAAGTCTCGAGAGG AGTGCTCTGACTCTAATTCACACCTCTTTTTTACCTGCAAATTTTCAAAGGAAGTTTGGTTGCGTGTGAAGCAGCTTATTATCACGCCTGGATGGAACTTAGATTGGAAACTTTTCACTTCGTCTATAGCTCCCAATGCTTCAAAAAAGAATGCTAATATGGTG CAAGAACGGAACAATCATTTGTTTAAAGGTCGTCGAAGACCCACTGATGTGTTGTATGGGGAAATCTACGCCACGGTGAGATTAAAGCTCTTGTCTATACGGTTTAAAGAATCAAGGCAAGTGAAGGAATTGAAGATTGCATGGAATATGGCGTAG